A window of Panicum virgatum strain AP13 chromosome 8K, P.virgatum_v5, whole genome shotgun sequence contains these coding sequences:
- the LOC120645719 gene encoding CASP-like protein 4D1: MASRMTAALPAAVLILRLLTLALLVASLALIAADKVNVDGDPPQRFTFKDVHAYRYVLAVAVLGCAYTLLHLPFAAVGVARRKRLVGGGGEDVALLLVVADVAFALLLAAGAGAGLGFTHDAKRYFDGVEFGGTGGSPEDDRHQRDVDRFFDLASASAGLVLAAAACMALMIILSVYSLVKSRSDS; encoded by the coding sequence ATGGCGTCCAGGATGACGGCTGCCCTGCCGGCGGCCGTCCTGATCCTCCGGCTCCTCACCCTGGCCCTCCTCGTCGCCTCGCTCGCCCTCATCGCCGCCGACAAGGTCAATGTCGACGGCGACCCGCCGCAGAGGTTCACCTTCAAGGACGTCCACGCCTACCGGTACGTCTTGGCCGTGGCCGTCCTCGGGTGCGCCTACACGCTGCTGCACCTCCCGTTCGCGGCCGTCGGCGTCgcccggaggaagcggctcgtcggcggcggcggcgaggacgtggcgctgctcctcgtcgtcgccgacgTGGCCTTCGCGCTGCTGCtggcggcgggcgccggcgcggggctcggcttcacccacgACGCGAAGCGCTACTTCGACGGGGTGGAGTtcggcggcaccggcggctcgccggaggaCGACCGGCATCAACGGGACGTGGACAGGTTCTTCGACCTGGCCAGCGCCTCCGCGGGGCTCGTGctggcggccgccgcctgcatGGCGCTCATGATCATTCTCTCCGTCTACTCACTCGTCAAGTCACGCAGTGACAGCTGA